The Rhinolophus ferrumequinum isolate MPI-CBG mRhiFer1 unplaced genomic scaffold, mRhiFer1_v1.p scaffold_84_arrow_ctg1, whole genome shotgun sequence genome window below encodes:
- the LOC117020098 gene encoding zinc finger protein 658-like: MNIAQGSVSFEDVTVEFTQEEWPYLGPAQRALYRDVMLENYSHLVSVGYCITKPQVIFKLEQREEPWSLEEEFLNQRYPGHYKVDVYLAGNQEEQEKPLWQVIFNKTLRKEGQKDIEKPINLDTTLEFSGKMPCKCDSRRMNLPQVSELIVNGRNCSRKKTDYMNVCEKLQLDIKQETTHTGEQSHKYNKNVNVVNHKEYCQKFQSLEQPFECNELGKVLHGETVVCVTAQSCLTEEESCRDDEFRKNGDKSAIFNQMKADTRDECFDINECERSCDENTIVEFNKDCRAMINYEGNETGSNLNKNSLCTQPQQTVIRQGDFEWNKCEENMSQSSIHLVHQKIQTGEKFCVFNGHTDTFCQEFDFTIRQRTQTAEKFYHCGKYEEYSCENSLLSVHQESDTGEKSFENNECNKSFYKKAHIIQHQRTRSGEKMHEYQERRKSFCSNSNTIHSPTTHMAVNLCECNECRKTPCQASNLSEHLIVHTRKKPYDNNAFGKSFKKPVLLVHQRTLTEVKRYQSRKCGKSFVKMKQLKEHQRIHTREEPNECTECGKTFAQNSVLRKHQRIHTGEKPYECNECGKTFSRRANLYVHQRIHTGEKPYECKECDKTFAQNSALRLHQRMHTGEKPYECNECGKTFSRRANLYLHQRIHTGEKPYACNECGKTFTQRTNLCEHQRIHRGEKRYECSECGKSFSQRTYLCEHRRIHTGEKPYECNECGKNFSRKTILCAHQKIHTGVKPYECKECGKTFSRRTNLCEHQRIHTGEKPYECKECGKTFSRRTNLYVHQRIHTGQKPYACNECGKTFTQRTNLCEHQRFHREEKRYECSECGKSFSQRTYLCEHRRIHTGEKPYECNECGKNFSRKTVLCAHQRIHTGVKPYECKECGKTFSRRTQLCEHQRIHTGEKPYECKECGKTFSRRTNLYVHQRIHTGEKPYECKECGKTFSRRAQLCVHHRIHTGQKPYECNECGKTFAYSSSLRLHQRIHTGEKPYKCRECGKSWANSSTLRIHQRIHTKEKPYECNECGKSFSERRDLCVHQRSHTGEKPYECNECGKTFSQRTQLCEHQRIHTGEKPYECKECRKTFSRRTQLCVHQRIHTGHKPYECNECGKTFSHRTSLRIHQRIHTGEKPYECNECGKTFARDSGLSQHQRIHRRQKP; encoded by the exons ATGAACATCGCTCAG GGATCCGTGTCATTCGAAGACGTGACTGTGGAGTTCACCCAGGAGGAGTGGCCGTACCTGGGCCCTGCTCAGAGGGCCCTCTATAgagatgtgatgctggagaactacagCCACCTGGTCTCCGTGG GGTATTGCATTACCAAACCCCAGGTGATCTTCAAGTTGGAGCAAAGGGAAGAGCCCTGGTCCTTAGAGGAAGAATTCCTAAACCAGAGGTACCCAG gaCATTACAAAGTTGATGTCTACCTTGCAGGGAACcaggaagaacaagaaaaacctcTGTGGCAAGTAATATTCAACAAAACATTGCGTAAAGAAGGTCAGAAAGATATAGAAAAACCAATTAATCTGGATACAACTCTagaattttcaggaaaaatgCCCTGCAAATGTGACTCACGTAGAATGAATTTGCCACAGGTTTCCGAATTAATTGTTAATGGTAGAAACTGTTCAAGAAAGAAGACTGATTACATGAATGTATGTGAAAAGTTGCAGCTTGATATTAAACAGGAGACAACTCACACTGGAGAGCAATctcacaaatataataaaaatgtgaatgtagtcaatcataaggaatattgtcagaAATTTCAAAGTCTGGAGCAGCCTTTTGAATGTAATGAACTTGGAAAAGTTTTACATGGTGAGACTGTTGTCTGTGTTACAGCGCAGAGTTGTCTAACAGAAGAGGAGTCCTGTCGGGATGATGAATTTAGGAAAAACGGTGATAAATCAGCTATATTTAACCAAATGAAGGCTGACACAAGAGACGAATGCTTTGATATTAATGAATGTGAGAGATCCTGTGACGAAAATACCATTGTGGAATTCAATAAAGATTGCAGGGCTATGATAAACTATGAAGGTAATGAAACTGGAAGTAACCTCAACAAGAATTCACTCTGCACTCAACCTCAGCAAACTGTCATAAGACAGGGTGATTTTGAATGgaataaatgtgaagaaaatatgAGCCAGAGCTCAATCCATCTAGTACATCAGAAGATACAAACTGGAGAGAAGTTCTGTGTTTTTAATGGACATACAGATACCTTCTGCCAGGAATTTGACTTTACAATACGTCAGAGAACTCAAACAGCAGAGAAATTCTACCATTGTGGTAAATATGAGGAATACTCATGTGAAAACTCACTTCTCAGTGTACATCAGGAGAGTGACACAGGAGAGaagtcatttgaaaataatgaatgcaACAAATCATTTTATAAGAAAGCACACATCATTCAGCATCAAAGGACCCGCTCAGGGGAGAAAATGCATGAATATcaggaaaggaggaaatcctTTTGTTCAAATTCAAACACTATTCATTCTCCTACTACTCATATGGCAGTCAATCTCtgtgaatgtaatgaatgtaggAAAACTCCCTGTCAGGCATCAAACCTCAGTGAACATCTCATAGTTCACACAAGGAAAAAACCTTATGATAACAATGCATTTGGGAAATCTTTCAAGAAACCTGTCCTTTTAGTACACCAGAGAACACTCACTGAGGTGAAACGCTATCAAAGTAGAAAATGTGGGAAGTCATTCGTCAAGATGAAACAGCTGAaagaacatcagagaattcacaccaGAGAGGAACCTAatgaatgtactgaatgtgggaaaacttttgcCCAAAATTCAGTCCTTAGAAAACATCAGAGgattcacacaggggagaaaccctatgaatgtaatgaatgtgggaaaactttctccCGAAGGGCAAACCTGTAtgtacatcagagaattcacacaggggagaaaccctatgaatgtaaagaatgtgaTAAAACTTTTGCCCAAAATTCAGCACTTAGATTACATCAGAGAAtgcacacaggggagaaaccctatgaatgtaatgaatgtggaaaaacttTCTCCCGAAGGGCAAACCTGTATctacatcagagaattcacacaggtgagaaaccctatgcatgtaatgaatgtgggaaaacttttacCCAAAGGACAAACCTGTgtgaacatcagagaattcacagaGGGGAGAAACGTTATGAATGTAGTGAATGTGGGAAGAGTTTCTCCCAAAGGACATACCTGTGTGAACATCGGAGAATTCACACgggtgagaaaccctatgaatgtaatgaatgtgggaaaaatTTCTCCCGAAAGACAATTCTGTGTGCACATCAGAAAATTCACACAGGCgtgaaaccctatgaatgtaaagaatgtggaaaaactttCTCCCGAAGGACAAACCTGTGTGAacaccagagaattcacacaggggagaaaccctatgaatgtaaagaatgtggaaaaactttCTCCCGAAGGACAAACCTGTAtgtacatcagagaattcacacagggcAGAAACCCTATgcatgtaatgaatgtgggaaaacttttacCCAAAGGACAAACCTGTGTGAACATCAGAGATTTCACAGAGAGGAGAAACGTTATGAATGTAGTGAATGTGGGAAGAGTTTCTCCCAAAGGACATACCTGTGTGAACATCGGAGAATTCACACgggtgagaaaccctatgaatgtaatgaatgtgggaaaaatTTCTCCCGAAAGACAGTCCTGTGtgcacatcagagaattcacacaggcgtgaaaccctatgaatgtaaagaatgtggaaaaactttCTCCCGAAGGACACAGCTGTGTGAacaccagagaattcacacaggggagaaaccctatgaatgtaaagaatgtggaaaaactttCTCCCGAAGGACAAACCTGTAtgtacatcagagaattcacacaggggagaaaccctatgaatgtaaagaatgtggaaaaactttCTCCCGAAGGGCACAGCTGTGTGTACATCACAGAATTCACACAGGgcagaaaccctatgaatgtaatgaatgtgggaaaacttttgcCTATAGTTCAAGCCTTAGATtgcatcagagaattcacacaggggagaaaccttacaaatgtcGTGAATGTGGGAAAAGTTGGGCTAACTCTTCAACCCTCAGGAtacaccagagaattcacacaaaggagaaaccctatgaatgtaatgaatgtgggaaatctTTCTCCGAAAGGAGAGACCTGTGTGTACATCAGAGAAGTCACACaggtgagaaaccctatgaatgtaatgaatgtgggaaaactttctccCAAAGGACACAGCTGTGTGAACATCAAAGAATTCACACaggtgagaaaccctatgaatgtaaagaatgtCGGAAAACTTTCTCCCGAAGGACACAGCTATGTGTACATCAGAGGATTCACACAGGGCacaaaccctatgaatgtaatgaatgtgggaaaactttttcCCATCGTACAAGCCTTAGaatacatcagagaattcacacaggggagaaaccctatgaatgtaatgaatgtgggaaaacttttgcCCGAGATTCAGGCCTCAGTCAACATCAGAGAATACACAGACGGCAGAAACCTTAA